A DNA window from Porphyromonas gingivalis ATCC 33277 contains the following coding sequences:
- a CDS encoding winged helix-turn-helix domain-containing protein produces MLRPLDPLLMSELRLAIMSVLMSVEEADFLYLKEVTGATSGNISVQLDKLSTAGYIEIEKGYNGKRPRTTCRATDAGREAFSAHFEALKSYLPTDSTH; encoded by the coding sequence ATGCTTAGACCTCTCGACCCGCTGCTCATGTCCGAATTGAGGTTGGCCATCATGTCCGTCCTCATGAGTGTGGAGGAGGCCGACTTCCTCTACCTCAAGGAGGTGACGGGGGCTACTTCGGGCAACATCAGTGTACAACTGGACAAACTGAGCACAGCCGGCTACATCGAAATAGAAAAAGGCTACAACGGTAAACGCCCGCGTACCACCTGTAGAGCCACCGATGCCGGCCGTGAGGCCTTCTCCGCACATTTCGAAGCACTCAAGTCCTACCTGCCGACAGACTCTACTCACTAA